In the Cryptococcus neoformans var. neoformans JEC21 chromosome 1, complete sequence genome, one interval contains:
- a CDS encoding histone deacetylase, putative has translation MSPADGPLGLFVQPACLQHRYIRHPNAAHVFERPERLRAVLLGVAAAVARLEQAAPAPQPPHDLASLLSSLSLLSRAQPTAQLHLVPAPPPPPRPGSVLLHHPAVQLAHSPVPEAPFPYIGPGSTGPSGAGFPSSGYLRDLVKWANEAAERIKQTGCEIPDGLGLNPGDLYLGPGSIVAIEGAIQTVCQAVDHVVQKTKQVPVKEEPSTPPVEGPADALFTKAFCAIRPPGHHCGEDAPSGFCYVNNVVIGALHGYLQHDIDRAIIIDFDLHHGNGTQALIMPLNAASYADDLQVKAGKPPITGQGGRRRRGWKAFYGSVHDIYSYPCEDGDLDLIRDASISLAAHGQYIENIHLKPYSSEADFYDRIYPLYLALLDKAKVFMEQTEADPERTIVFISAGFDACEWEHQGMQRHDRRVPVSFYSRYTRDIAAFADKYTEGKVVSVLEGGYSDRALTSAAMGHIVGMRGSLPEGCDEWWAEKELISLEKATKKKRGGKLAPLPAEFASQPHLSRTHSLLAHFEGTTCPDSVGSTATNTPMGTTRMTLRDRKKADESGAASIDNTPGYGGAKRGNRARAAAGGVTPAPSKLKIPSQPTDTGTFSVNPESSTVLPFHIDTAPTTDETLGAQSSVKTDVGGENEMGDWIEQAVKDMTKMSLGESASTPKVQESKSKSPSPPSIQTTPTTTSLPKIILRIPARPTTTTDTAERPDPVLPPQQSCQPRLDAETQARPPPLETVAYSPTATPTELLHHISGGH, from the exons ATGTCCCCCGCCGACGGCCCCCTCGGCCTCTTCGTGCAGCCCGCCTGTCTCCAGCACAGGTACATCCGCCATCCAAACGCCGCCCACGTATTCGAGCGCCCAGAACGCCTCCGCGCCGTCCTCCTCGGCGTCGCTGCTGCCGTCGCCAGGCTCGAGCAGGCCGCACCCGCTCCCCAGCCGCCACACGACCTCGCCAGCCtgctctcctccctctccctcctgtCCCGCGCCCAGCCCACCGCCCAGCTCCACCTCGTGCCCgccccgcccccgccgcccAGGCCGGGCAGTGTCCTGCTGCACCACCCGGCAGTCCAGCTCGCCCACTCGCCCGTCCCCGAGGCGCCCTTTCCGTATATCGGGCCAGGGTCCACGGGCCCGTCCGGGGCGGGCTTCCCCTCGTCCGGCTATCTTAGGGATCTGGTCAAATGGGCCAACGAGGCGGCGGAGAGAATCAAGCAGACGGGGTGCGAAATACCAGACGGGCTGGGACTGAACCCTGGAGATCTTTACCTTGGCCCGGGAAGTATCGTTGCCATCGAGGGCGCT ATCCAAACGGTCTGCCAAGCGGTAGATCATGTTGTGCAAAAGACAAAACAGGTACCTGTGAAGGAGGAGCCGTCTACGCCCCCTGTTGAGGGTCCTGCAGACGCGCTGTTCACGAAAGCGTTCTGTGCTATAAGACCACCCGGTCACCACTGCGGCGAAGATGCACCCTCGGG GTTTTGCTATGTCAACAACGTGGTCATTGGCGCTCTGCATG GCTACCTCCAGCACGACATTGATCGCGCGATTATCATTGATTTCGATCTCCACCACGGTAACGGCACTCAAGCGCTCATCATGCCCCTCAACGCAGCTTCTTATGCAGATGATCTACAGGTCAAGGCTGGAAAGCCACCGATAACAGGAcaaggagggagaaggagaagaggctggAAGGCATTCTATGGATCGGTGCATGACATT TACAGCTATCCGTGCGAG GATGGTGATCTTGATCTCATTCGAGACGCCTCAATCTCTCTAGCTGCTCATGGGCAGTACAT CGAAAACATCCATCTTAAACCATACAGCTCGGAAGCCGATTTCTACGACCGAATCTACCCTCTATACCTTGCACTCTTGGACAAGGCCAAAGTATTTATGGAACAGACCGAGGCGGACCCAGAGAGAACCATTGTTTTCATAAGCGCAGGATTCGATGCTTGTGAATGGGAACATCAAGGAATGCAGCGGCATGATCGCCGAGTACCT GTTTCGTTCTATTCGAGGTATACGCGTGATATTGCGGCTTTTGCGGACAAATACACAGAGGGCAAGGTTGTCTCCGTGTTGGAAGGCGGTTACAGCGATCGAGCATTGACGAGTGCAGCCATGGGTCACATTGTGGGAATGAGAGGGTCTTTGCCTGAAGGATGTGATGAATGGTGGGCTGAAAAAGAGTTGATCAGT CTGGAAAAGGCAaccaaaaagaagagaggaggcaAGCTTGCCCCTCTTCCAGCAGAGTTTGCTTCACAACCCCATCTCTCCCGAACGCACTCTCTCCTCGCCCATTTTGAAGGGACGACTTGCCCGGATTCAGTGGGGAGTACGGCTACAAATACTCCCATGGggacgacgaggatgacCCTGCGCGATAGGAAAAAGGCTGATGAGTCTGGTGCAGCGAGCATAGATAACACGCCTGGCTACGGTGGGGCGAAAAGGGGCAACAGGGCAAGGGCCGCCGCCGGGGGTGTGACGCCGGCACCatccaagctcaagatccCCTCGCAGCCCACTGATACAGGCACATTTTCTGTGAATCCAGAGAGTAGCACAGTGCTCCCATTCCATATCGATACAGCACCCACCACGGATGAGACGCTCGGCGCACAATCCTCTGTGAAAACGGATGTGGGCGGAGAGAACGAAATGGGAGACTGGATTGAACAAGCTGTCAAAGACATGACGAAAATGTCGCTGGGAGAGAGTGCATCCACACCAAAGGTACAGGAATCCAAGTCCAAGTCTCCGTCCCCGCCTTCCATCCAGACGACCCCAACGACTACTTCACTACCCAAGATCATCCTCCGCATTCCCGCCCGCcctactactactaccGATACTGCCGAACGACCCGACCCCGTTTTACCACCCCAGCAATCATGCCAACCCCGTCTCGATGCCGAAACACAAGCTCGACCCCCGCCTTTAGAGACTGTTGCATACAGTCCCACCGCGACCCCTACCGAGCTTTTACATCACATCTCCGGCGGTCACTAG
- a CDS encoding expressed protein gives MRIPSTTPQLQVNTFTHPPPWGAYITYPPGAVVTYLATIWRCESSHTSWEEPAGVPSSNLAFWTPIGVLGSNVSTSAQQSSPPPYSQSLNAQSEKVPPYQTFMESSPSHNVGSEKPGFDPGHSGSFSYLSDKAGDPFRTPVISEEENESKHEDNLKDEVRGKRFWRVGGLGIWAYGLDTKEESIRERLWREWSDKHNGDDWIKISRKRTKFYNESGGRHVRPLFTWKLVEKGQRLPVDALPIGNEQDGAVLYAARAWHQGGVHLGKAGHHLHKGASIPYGGGEISFDTFEVFCGPINEPHLVKWMTFPHGQIAHVQGWQPVEGGREKDGRALLLAKGFYDNGQHPGKIIVQDDHACVGYGGGEVWIRPYQILAYANPHRR, from the exons ATGCGCATCCCATCTACGACCCCTCAGCTACAAGTCAACACCTTCAcacaccctcctccttgggGTGCTTACATCACCTATCCTCCAGGCGCTGTAGTAACCTACCTTGCGACAATCTGGAGGTGCGAAAGCTCTCATACGAGTTGGGAAGAGCCGGCCGGAGTT CCATCCTCTAATCTTGCCTTCTGGACCCCCATAGGTGTACTTGGATCGAATGTTTCTACATCTGCCCAACAAAGTTCGCCACCACCTTACTCTCAGTCATTGAATGCTCAATCCGAAAAGGTCCCACCTTATCAGACCTTTATGGAATCGTCGCCTTCACATAATGTCGGCAGCGAGAAACCTGGCTTTGATCCCGGACATTCTGGAAGCTTCAGTTACCTTTCGGACAAGGCTGGAGATCCGTTCAGGACTCCCGTCATcagcgaggaagagaatgaatCCAAACACGAGGATAACTTGAAGGATGAAGTACGGGGCAAAAGGTTCTGGAGGGTTGGTGGCCTCGGTATCTGGGCGTATGGCCTAGATacaaaggaggaaagcaTTAGGGAGAGGCTGTGGAGAGAGTGGTCTGATAAACACAATGGGGACGATTGGATAAAAATCTCTAGAAAAAGGACAAAATTTTACAACGAGA GTGGCGGTCGCCATGTGCGGCCGTTGTTCACTTGGAAGCTTGTCGAAAAGGGGCAGCGTCTTCCCGTCGATGCTTTGCCTATCGGCAACGAGCAAGACGGTGCGGTGCTCTACGCCGCCCGGGCTTGGCATCAAGGAGGAGTGCATCTTGGAAA GGCtggtcatcatcttcataaAGGCGCTTCCATCCCATACGGAGGAGGCGAAATCTCTTTCGACACATTTGAAGTCTTTTGTGGACCAATCAATGAACCGCACCTGGTCAAATGGATGACATTCCCTCATGGCCAGATAGCCCACGTACAGGGATGGCAACCGGTTGAGGGAGGCCGagaaaaggatggaagagcgTTGTTATTGGCCAAAGGCTTCTATGACAA TGGACAACATCCGGGGA AAATTATAGTGCAGGATGATCACGCTTGCGTTGGGTATGGCGGCGGGGAGGTCTGGATTCGACCTTATCAGATTCTGGCCTATGCCAATCCTCACCGTCGTTAA
- a CDS encoding chromatin remodeling-related protein, putative → MPATRHTPSPAPPQPAAEHPADPAAPPSDQRAKKKRLGVDPSLIIAEGGRSKRRRTPSPQPEQQEHVDPDPRDSARAKELGMVIYERIMGSKTKDGESMSQPFVKLPSKRSFPDYYETIKHPMSLEMVKTKLDAQDYQTLKEVVADIGQIFNNAKRYNMRESLLFQWAKKLHKMTRLYYAEKTNPDKHGDDSESDAEGEHHPTSRAGTLQPDADGSTHGEEGSQWSKRKKGPYAIKEGPTVYKLIKPVLKSVKEAKSNDGSGRDISAIFMELPDRKDIPDYYRTIKNPISLEEIETKHAGRRYDSWEEFFDDMELMCNNAMEYNADGSDVFQDAQQIMGILAYHREQIHYRLTLPPGVKPSRSGQRPSNVASLQAEGMQTTYSASPSYSRSPAIGHTSLPMATPSPMAGAIAHHQYPSHSHQQQLQPKFQQHVPAPSPHSIQSQVYTPVPHQIPHTPSPATTSTYLPALPPGVVTEEVVASLDRYPLYEQQAWQASLPPHALSVLRQMATNVEMRKRAVAAAAMAGQQGYLPQGNVHMDASRPSLIHQAQVHAQAQVQAQAQAQAQAQAQAQAQAQAASRTHTPVDRPPPPPPVIKYIDFSFSRPDSPSSNERETIRLQNQRGVVTHCIMLDKQTSEVEVVAYPDLSSLPSHAPDADMVLKLNNTPIASNEPVLGRDDQQAAMKWKVVVPLTKVDNKIEISTGKTEEQGSTIYLSRQ, encoded by the exons ATGCCCGCCACCCGCCACACACCCTCCCCCGCGCCACCCCAGCCGGCCGCAGAGCACCCCGCCGACCCCGCCGCCCCGCCGTCAGACCAACgagccaagaagaagcgccTCGGCGTCGACCCCAGCCTCATCATTGCAGAGGGAGGCAGGTCCAAGCGAAGACGTACGCCGTCCCCGCAGCCGGAGCAGCAGGAACACGTAGATCCGGATCCCAGAGACTCGGCGCGGGCAAAAGAATTGGGCATGGTCATCTATGAAAGAATCATGGGTTCAAAAACCAAAGA TGGCGAATCCATGTCCCAGCCTTTCGTAAAGCTTCCCAGCAAG AGGTCGTTTCCGGACTACTATGAAACCATCAAACATCCCATGAGCCTCGAGATGGTCAAGACCAAGCTCGATGCGCAGGATTATCAGACGCTGAAAGAGGTCGTTGCCGATATCGGCCAGATATTCAACAACGCTAAACGAT ATAACATGAGAGAGTCTCTGCTATTCCAATGGGCTAAAAAGCTTCAT aAAATGACCCGACTCTATTATGCCGAAAAGACCAACCCAGACAAACATGGAGACGATTCTGAATCCGATGCCGAAGGAGAACACCATCCCACCTCCCGGGCGGGCACATTACAGCCTGATGCCGATGGCAGTACACATGGCGAAGAGGGAAGCCAATGGTCaaagcggaagaagggaccATATGCGATCAAGGAAGGCCCGACAGTCTACAAACTGATCAAGCCTGTTTTGAAATCGGTCAAAGAGGCCAAATCGAACGA TGGGAGCGGCAGGGATATTTCAGCCATCTTTATGGAGCTACCAGATCGAAAAGACATACCCGACTATTACAGGACCATCAAGAACCCAATATCACTGGAAGAAATTGAG ACAAAGCATGCAGGAAGACGGTACGACTCATGGGAAGAGTTCTTTGATGATATGGAACTCATGTGCAATAACGCCATGGAGTACAATGCCGATGGGAGCGACGTCTTTCAGGATGCTCAGCAGATAATG GGTATTCTCGCATATCACCGCGAACAAATCCATTATCGTCTTACCCTTCCGCCGGGCGTCAAACCTTCTCGCTCGGGACAGAGGCCATCTAATGTCGCCTCTCTCCAAGCTGAAGGTATGCAAACTACCTATTCGGCCTCTCCTAGTTATTCTCGTTCGCCTGCCATTGGACATACGTCCTTACCCATGGCAACACCGAGTCCCATGGCTGGCGCTATCGCTCATCACCAGTACCCATCACACTCACATCAACAGCAGCTCCAGCCCAAGTTTCAACAGCATGTCCCGGCGCCTTCTCCCCATTCTATCCAGTCGCAAGTTTATACCCCAGTCCCACATCAGATCCCTCATACGCCGTCACCTGCCACTACCTCCACTTATTTACCTGCCCTCCCTCCGGGAGTGGTCACCGAAGAAGTGGTCGCGTCTCTCGACCGATACCCACTGTACGAGCAACAAGCCTGGCAGGCGAGCTTACCACCCCATGCCCTGTCAGTTCTCAGACAGATGGCAACCAACGTAGAGATGCGGAAGAGGGCTGTAGCAGCTGCTGCCATGGCCGGGCAGCAAGGGTATCTGCCCCAAGGCAATGTCCATATGGATGCTTCAAGACCGTCATTGATACATCAGGCTCAAGTGCATGCGCAAGCTCAAGTGCAAGCTCAGGCTCAGGCTCAGGCGCAAGCACAAGCACAAGCCCAGGCGCAAGCCCAAGCAGCTTCCCGCACTCACACTCCTGTCGACAGACCACCCCCCCCGCCGCCTGTCATCAAGTATATCGACTTTAGCTTCAGCCGTCCGGACAGTCCTAGCTCCAACGAGCGCGAAACTATCCGGTTACAGAACCAAAGGGGCGTCGTCACCCATTGTATCATGCTAGATAAACAGACAAGCGAGGTCGAAGTGGTCGCCTACCCCGACCTGTCATCGTTGCCGTCTCACGCGCCAGACGCCGACATGGTTCTCAAACTCAATAACACACCCATTGCGTCGAATGAGCCCGTCTTGGGGCGGGATGATCAACAGGCGGCTATGAAATGGAAGGTGGTCGTGCCGCTGACCAAGGTGGATAATAAAATTGAGATCAGTACTGGAAAGACGGAAGAGCAGGGTAGTACGATTTATTTGAGTCGACAATAA
- a CDS encoding 60s ribosomal protein l7, putative, whose product MAPSTTVPTAEQIAVPETLLKKRRTNEASREAKLAAAAEARKAQKAKRKVIFKRADEYVKEYLNAEKEEIRLKREARKTGDFYVPAQPKVYFVVRLKGISKIAPKPKKILQLLRLLQINNGVFVRVTKATQQMLNLVNPYVTYGEVNLKAIRELVYKRGYAKVDGQRIPITDNAIIEKQLGKFGIICLEDLVHEIATCGPNFKQATSALWPFKLSNPTGGWRPRKFIGYVEGGDAGNREKAMSKLVHQMV is encoded by the exons ATGGCTCCTTCTACCAC CGTGCCTACCGCCGAG CAAATCGCCGTCCCTGAGACCTTGCTCAAGAAGAGGCGCACCAACGAGGCCAGCCGAGAGGCCAAGTTGGCCGCTGCCGCCGAGGCTAGGAAG GCTCAGAAGGCCAAGAGAAAGGTCATTTTCAAGAGGGCCGACGAGTACGTCAAGGAGTACCTCAACgccgagaaggaggagatccGACTCAAGCGAGAGGCGAGGAAGACTGGTGACTTCTACGTCCCCGCTCAGCCCAAGGTCTACTTTGTCGTCCGACTTAAGGG TATCTCTAAGATTGCCcccaagcccaagaagATCCTCCAGCTTCTCCGACTCCTTCAGATCAACAACGGTGTCTTCGTTCGTGTCACCAAGGCCACCCAGCAAATGCTCAACCTTGTCAACCCTTACGTCACCTACGGTGAGGTTAACCTCAAGGCTATCCGAGAGCTTGTCTACAAGCGAGGCTACGCCAAGGTTGACGGTCAGCGAATCCCCATCACCGACAACGCCATCATTGAGAAGCAACTCGGCAAGTTCGGTATTATCT GTCTTGAGGACCTCGTCCACGAGATTGCCACTTGCGGTCCCAACTTCAAGCAGGCCACTTCCGCTCTCTGGCCCTTCAAGCTCTCCAACCCCACCGGTGGCTGGAGGCCCAGGAAGTTCATCGGCTACGTTGAGGGTGGTGACGCTGGTAACAGGGAGAAGGCCATGTCCAAGCTCGTTCACCAGATGGTTTAA
- a CDS encoding cytosolic small ribosomal subunit protein, putative, with product MSGGFFGFDTALPEHRQAADRPNDAADTSKFQNASSLLNPFNLEAPEDEEMEVYTWGQGLDKDVEAADELNDATFGVDVNAIRGGQFSFGNEESFSSPAKPSKQSQSQRGPIASTASRYRPKVAADPFAFSEDDFYASRPVKKTQPKPKTKSSAEPVWTKPAGQVTSWGAAPSSTVKPSLGSNHAQVEAPGHIKSLEEIEAEFASMPAPSAAQAQAAFQAPAQLSGPPPANAVVTLEELERQMMEEVPQPLAQHQAQQQGPPREVTPTQIPGLAQSGYASQKAVLDSMFPDLGKSPGPVPPGQQQGQTRQSPAPIVPSHEELARQEHFQKVFEAKVQAMSKYNNLMGSSDKDFITRIQLSQLATSDPYISDFYAQVFSAMERSRRAHESGQMDRPTVVQIAAGFGFGVGGPSGNRFGKMGQNTMQKLSTQVKKLVESRTAHQKSTNTAALQGALGRVTRGGAAAPRPVLAIPTNTKLENRPASHLNQSTGIQRPPLTRKQIMYALEDLYTDVLELEQFRREAPPSTSVDDIEIWNAKCQVKVDQIWAKLMVQEPIEVSNPHPFISLLNPPKGQRILGRIILQLPDQKIYTLLSLLVVKFHQLDVVARAPPPPVTDASLLTKADRLDRAKREADTDGFLYNLVPAMDMAINKCKLGLLGGLLVAAVQRLDVVKIASTRPGVVLFTALLSKAQSLIRAPPPDPLNPHSGTHPDQIELEHFPRQFSVFLDALLPSLPDLFPSSIAAKHAFGPSAYLMSGENLPEKEGLEMERREAEVWGLAAALAVNSAEEEQTALVAALREKILHTVQGARNPMVGPVRAEMKLRNVNMFLNGLGLDAAMIE from the exons ATGTCAGGCGGATTCTTCGGCTTCGACACCGCACTTCCCGAACACCGCCAAGCCGCAGACCGTCCCAATGACGCAGCCGACACTTCCAAATTCCAAAATGCCAGTTCTCTGCTTAATCCCTTCAATCTAGAAGCCccagaggacgaggaaatggaagtTTACACTTGGGGTCAAGGGCTAGACAAGGATGTCGAGGCAGCAGATGAGCTGAATGATGCAACGTTTGGCGTGGACGTCAATGCTATCA GGGGTGGACAGTTCTCCTTCGGCAATGAAGAGTCATTTTCTTCCCCGGCTAAGCCGTCAAAGCAATCCCAGTCGCAAAGAGGACCCATCGCGTCGACTGCCTCCCGATATCGGCCTAAAGTCGCGGCCGATCCGTTTGCCTTTTCTGAAGATGACTTTTATGCTTCTCGCCCTGTCAAGA AGACCCAACCGAAGCCCAAGACAAAGTCTTCGGCTGAGCCTGTCTGGACAAAGCCAGCTGGCCAGGTCACTAGTTGGGGAGCGGCCCCTTCCTCAA CAGTAAAGCCATCCCTTGGGTCCAACCATGCGCAGGTGGAAGCTCCCGGACATATCAAGAGCCtcgaggagattgaagcGGAGTTTGCGTCAATGCCTGCGCCCAGTGCGGCGCAGGCGCAGGCTGCCTTCCAGGCGCCTGCTCAATTATCAGGACCGCCCCCTGCAAATGCTGTTGTGACActtgaagagcttgagaggcaaatgatggaagaagttcctcaacctcttgCCCAACATCAAGCCCAGCAACAAGGGCCTCCTCGAGAGGTTACTCCCACTCAGATTCCGGGTCTCGCCCAGTCGGGGTATGCTTCTCAAAAAGCTGTCCTCGACAGTATGTTTCCTGACCTTGGCAAAAGTCCTGGACCCGTACCTCCAGGGCAGCAGCAAGGCCAAACAAGGCAAAGTCCTGCCCCTATAGTTCCTAGTCACGAAGAGCTCGCTCGGCAGGAACATTTCCAAAAGGTTTTCGAAGCAAAAGTCCAAGCAATGTCCAAATATAATAACCTTATGGGATCATCTGACAAGGACTTTATCACCCGCATCCAACTGTCTCAGCTCGCTACGTCCGATCCTTATATTTCCGACTTTTACGCCCAAGTGTTTTCTgcgatggagagaagcCGTCGGGCCCATGAGAGTGGTCAAATGGACAGGCCAACTGTGGTACAAATTGCAGCAGGTTTTGGCTTCGGTGTTGGTGGTCCGTCCGGCAACAGATTTGGAAAGATGGGACAAAATACTATGCAGAAATTGTCGACGCAGGTAAAGAAACTGGTTGAGAGTAGAACGGCGCACCAGAAATCTACCAATACTG CTGCTCTTCAGGGCGCTCTCGGAAGAGTCACACGAGGTggtgctgctgctcctcGTCCCGTTCTTGCCATCCCTACAAACACCAAGCTCGAAAACCGTCCCGCGTCTCATCTTAATCAATCTACGGGCATACAACGTCCCCCTCTCACTCGCAAGCAAATCATGTATGCCCTAGAAGATCTCTACACCGAcgtccttgagcttgagcagTTCCGTAGAGAAGCACCACCTTCAACCTCTGTGGATGACATTGAAATCTGGAACGCTAAATGTCAAGTAAAGGTAGATCAGATCTGGGCAAAGCTTATGGTTCAAGAACCTATCGAAGTATCAAATCCCCATCCATTCATATCCCTCCTCAACCCCCCAAAAGGTCAACGTATCCTCGGCCGGATCATCCTTCAACTTCCTGATCAGAAGATTTACACCTTGTTGTCCCTTCTTGTTGTCAAATTCCATCAACTAGACGTTGTGGCTCGTGCTCCCCCGCCTCCAGTCACAGACGCCAGTCTGTTAACCAAGGCTGATAGGTTAGACCGCGCGAAGCGCGAGGCGGACACGGACGGCTTCTTGTATAACTTGGTCCCTGCTATGGACATGGCGATTAACAAATGTAAGCTGGGACTTTTAGGTGGTCTGTTGGTTGCTGCTGTGCAGAGGTTGGATGTTGTGAAAATTGCCTCTACCAGA CCTGGAGTTGTCCTGTTCACAGCGCTCTTATCAAAAGCTCAGTCTCTTATCCGCGCTCCCCCTCCTGATCCTCTCAACCCTCATTCCGGTACCCATCCTGACCAGATAGAGCTTGAGCACTTCCCTCGTCAGTTCTCGGTGTTCCTTGATGCTCTTTTACCTTCTTTGCCAGATCTTTTCCCATCATCTATCGCTGCCAAGCATGCCTTTGGTCCCTCTGCGTACTTGATGTCCGGAGAGAATCTTCCCGAAAAGGAGGGCttagagatggagaggcgAGAAGCCGAAGTCTGGGGCCTGGCTGCCGCTTTGGCCGTCAATTcagcggaagaggagcagaCAGCGTTGGTTGCTGCTTTGAGGGAGAAAATTCTTCATACTGTCCAGGGTGCCAGAAACCCTATGGTTGGCCCTGTCAGAGCGGAAATGAAACTAAGAAATGTGAACATGTTCTTGAACGGTCTC GGTTTGGATGCGGCTATGATTGAATAA
- a CDS encoding PRCDNA35, putative — protein sequence MSSELAATYAALILADEGIEITGDKIVTLTQAAKVEVEPIWATLLAKALDGKDIKDLLTNVGGGGAPAAGAAPAAGAAAGGADEAAPAEEKKEEAKEESDDDMGFGLFD from the exons ATG TCTTCTGAACTCGCTGCCACCTACGCCGCTCTTATCCTCGCCGACGAGGGTATCGAGATCACT GGCGACAAGATCGTCACTCTTACTCAGGCCGCCAAGGTCGAGGTTGAGCCCATCTGGGCTACCCTCCTCGCCAAGGCTCTCGACGGCAAGGACATCAAGGACCTCCTCACCAACGttggcggcggtggtgcCCCCGCTGCCGGTGCTGCCCCTGCTGCTGGTGCCGCTGCCGGTGGCGCTGATGAGGCTGCCCCtgctgaggagaagaaggaggaggctaAGGAGGAGTCTGACGACGACATG GGCTTCGGTCTCTTCGACTAA
- a CDS encoding carboxymethylenebutenolidase, putative, with product MLIKTSYRDVPTTANGKTGTIRIYLVEPSLPGYPKARFPGCVVFSEIYQVTGPVERFASNIASEGYIVALPSSFHEFEGPEPIPYDSEGTDRGNCYKVEKTVEAYDEDATLSIDLLASLPNCTGRIASTGMCLGGHLALRCAFDPRVQATFCYFATDVHSATLGKGKSDDTLKKIRKGDLTGKGEVAMVFGKQDTHVDRDGRSLIRDTLDAANVTFTFLEVQAQHAFIRDESSKGRWDAALSRSLFGMMMELFNRRVARDLGEPSGDGGKVEHVC from the exons ATGTTGATCAAGACCTCCTACAGAGACGTACCAACCACTGCTAATGGCAAAACTGGTACCATCCGTATCTACCTGGTGGAGCCTAGCTTGCCCGGATACCCCAAGGCCAGATTCCCTGGAT GCGTGGTTTTCTCCGAGATCTACCAGGTGACGGGTCCTGTCGAGAG GTTCGCTAGCAACATTGCGAGTGAAGGATATATAgttgctcttccttcttcgttcCATGAATTTGAAGGCCCGGAACCCATTCCCTACGACTCTGAAGGCACCGATCGTGGAAACTGTTACAAG GTCGAGAAGACAGTTGAGGCGTATGACGAAGATGCTACTCTGTCGATTGATCTTCTGGCGTCTCTTCCCAACTGCACAGGGAGGATAGCTTCTACCGGGATGTGCCTCGGCGGGCACCTGGCCTTGCGC TGCGCTTTTGATCCCCGGGTACAAGCTACATTCTGCTACTTTGCAACCGA CGTGCACTCGGCTACTCTTGGTAAAGGCAAATCGGACGATACTCTCAAAAAGATTAGAAAAGGCGATTTGACAGGCAAGGGCGAGGTTGCCATGGTCTTTGGCAAACAA GATACCCACGTCGACCGCGACGGCCGTTCTCTGATTCGAGATACTCTGGATGCCGCCAACGTCACTTTTACTTTTCTCGAAGTACAGGCCCAACATGCCTTTATCCGTGACGAATCCTCCAAGGGCCGATGGGACGCCGCTTTAAGCCGTTCGCTGTTTggcatgatgatggagcTTTTCAACAGACGGGTGGCTAGGGATCTTGGAGAACCTAGCGGCGATGGCGGTAAGGTTGAACATGTTTGTTAA